The following are encoded in a window of Perca fluviatilis chromosome 21, GENO_Pfluv_1.0, whole genome shotgun sequence genomic DNA:
- the LOC120551255 gene encoding cytochrome c oxidase assembly factor 3 homolog, mitochondrial, with amino-acid sequence MADQTPKESGARVATRIDPMKDGLSREQMHFIRQVELEQWKKKTQKLRTRNVVTGLAIGAIVMGIYGYTFYSVSQEKIMDEIDEEAKRARLQGPKTGAN; translated from the exons ATGGCCGACCAGACGCCGAAGGAGTCCGGTGCTCGCGTTGCGACCAGGATAGACCCGATGAAAGATGGTCTTTCTCGTGAACAGATGCATTTCATCCGGCAGGTAGAGCTCGAACAGTGGAAGAAGAAAACCCAGAAGCTGCGGACACGAAACGTTGTGACGGGCCTCGCCATTGGAGCAATCGTTATGGGAATTT ACGGCTACACATTTTACTCCGTCTCCCAGGAGAAGATCATGGATGAAATTGATGAAGAGGCCAAGCGTGCAAGACTGCAGGGACCAAAGACCGGTGCCAACTGA
- the cntd1 gene encoding cyclin N-terminal domain-containing protein 1 isoform X1 gives MAKSFFCAPSPSISFKFREASFDLLTDCLVNLNKRNKDNLNSLSKCSGNFKDKRLMEYIFLMTKKLRLDPLAGYHAVELLQRFMVKHLTDLLTTPTPQGAAADQPESYEDAVFDKLKEKFPLIVFSCVQLASKLFLHSQIIDNNTAVRFLHSVGHSVSKQTVLESELMVLKGLEYRLNAPNPLTYVEILLEVLGHNEPSIPVEQLYELSHHVLQFVSLQRTAIYGSLLETTTQCVNPSREQREKFVTVTEDCMLLGVGVIAVATFILCVRTLEQVVGELSHITGISARSISDFANVTLMHVVETSSSVTPT, from the exons ATGGCGAAAAGTTTCTTTTGTGCGCCGAGCCCAAGTATAAGTTTCAAGTTTCGAGAAGCCTCTTTTGACCTACTCACAGATTGTCTTGTCAATctcaacaaaagaaacaaagataACCTCAACAGTTTATCCAAATGTAGCGGAAACTTCAAAGATAAAAGACTAATGg AATACATCTTCCTGATGACTAAAAAACTAAGACTTGATCCGCTGGCTGGATACCATGCCGTTGAATTACTTCAAAG GTTCATGGTCAAGCACCTCACAGATTTGTTGACCACACCCACACCTCAGGGTGCAGCGGCTGATCAACCAGAAAGTTACGAGGATGCTGTGTTTGACAAGCTCAAAGAGAAATTCCCCCTCATCGTCTTCTCCTGCGTGCAACTTGCAAGCAAACTGTTTTTACACAGTCAG ATAATCGACAACAACACTGCTGTACGCTTTCTGCATTCAGTGGGCCACAGTGTTTCCAAGCAGACTGTGCTGGAATCAGAGCTGATGGTCTTAAAAGGGCTTGAATACAGACTAAATGCTCCTAACCCACTGACATATGTGGAAATCCTTCTGGAGGTGCTTG GACACAATGAGCCATCCATCCCTGTGGAGCAACTGTATGAACTGTCCCACCATGTCCTCCAGTTTGTCAGCCTACAGAGGACTGCCATCTACGGCTCCTTGTTAGAGACCACCACTCAGTGTGTCAACCCATCCAGAGAACAGAG AGAGAAGTTTGTGACAGTGACTGAAGACTGCATGCTTCTTGGTGTTGGTGTCATCGCCGTGGCTACATTCATCCTCTGTGTCAGAACATTGGAACAG GTTGTGGGAGAACTGAGCCACATCACAGGAATCTCAGCGAGAAGCATCAGCGATTTCGCTAATGTGACATTGATGCACGTTGTTGAAACCAGTTCCTCTGTAACACCAACTTGA
- the cntd1 gene encoding cyclin N-terminal domain-containing protein 1 isoform X2 yields the protein MTKKLRLDPLAGYHAVELLQRFMVKHLTDLLTTPTPQGAAADQPESYEDAVFDKLKEKFPLIVFSCVQLASKLFLHSQIIDNNTAVRFLHSVGHSVSKQTVLESELMVLKGLEYRLNAPNPLTYVEILLEVLGHNEPSIPVEQLYELSHHVLQFVSLQRTAIYGSLLETTTQCVNPSREQREKFVTVTEDCMLLGVGVIAVATFILCVRTLEQVVGELSHITGISARSISDFANVTLMHVVETSSSVTPT from the exons ATGACTAAAAAACTAAGACTTGATCCGCTGGCTGGATACCATGCCGTTGAATTACTTCAAAG GTTCATGGTCAAGCACCTCACAGATTTGTTGACCACACCCACACCTCAGGGTGCAGCGGCTGATCAACCAGAAAGTTACGAGGATGCTGTGTTTGACAAGCTCAAAGAGAAATTCCCCCTCATCGTCTTCTCCTGCGTGCAACTTGCAAGCAAACTGTTTTTACACAGTCAG ATAATCGACAACAACACTGCTGTACGCTTTCTGCATTCAGTGGGCCACAGTGTTTCCAAGCAGACTGTGCTGGAATCAGAGCTGATGGTCTTAAAAGGGCTTGAATACAGACTAAATGCTCCTAACCCACTGACATATGTGGAAATCCTTCTGGAGGTGCTTG GACACAATGAGCCATCCATCCCTGTGGAGCAACTGTATGAACTGTCCCACCATGTCCTCCAGTTTGTCAGCCTACAGAGGACTGCCATCTACGGCTCCTTGTTAGAGACCACCACTCAGTGTGTCAACCCATCCAGAGAACAGAG AGAGAAGTTTGTGACAGTGACTGAAGACTGCATGCTTCTTGGTGTTGGTGTCATCGCCGTGGCTACATTCATCCTCTGTGTCAGAACATTGGAACAG GTTGTGGGAGAACTGAGCCACATCACAGGAATCTCAGCGAGAAGCATCAGCGATTTCGCTAATGTGACATTGATGCACGTTGTTGAAACCAGTTCCTCTGTAACACCAACTTGA
- the LOC120551252 gene encoding E3 ubiquitin-protein ligase MARCHF7-like: MQAFSTLLQRMSARKASKQPSPCSAGKSALSEPESQLNKDSESCLQAISSGTRSMSAELAMTSKIPHREKAPLASRLLPAKDHNDHRSERVKHKGLKGSTQASKQTQSRDVLKSNSKMKHLFNKTNVEDVIHPKAETTFAFPASTDTVPHVPTRDTGSLYSESEEEEEADNDPSSSLYSESEEEEEADNDPSSSLYSESEEEEKADNDPSSSLYSESEEEEEADNDPSGSCQGTFREATYPWQVSRSSSAFRCFSHSSHLSTSTVSPVGRHGYGPGPFLERTRRPHAASLLSTTDKLNRGFVGCVSSTQQTHQHLHKFQSSWPSTASSHRTVGFCSAGFAEKQSYRTTDYKSRSSNESWRLSASGQVDNLNVDDMTTCSDIKERVPSQECQEAREGATAAQNAQSLKDRSKETVCRPKQRLLDESSDEEEGEQCRICHSGESSPTNPLISPCLCSGSMQFVHLDCLKKWIRTKIESGSGPYTVKRCELCMGRLTLDPDTLHLDVYYREQQQQMLGNPDLYDLNDVFGMLRRPRLVHVPIWSLLSNLRRRLLRGRRNPSPQETSDT; encoded by the exons ATGCAGGCTTTTTCGACACTGTTGCAGCGCATGTCTGCAAGGAAGGCCTCAAAG CAGCCGTCCCCCTGCAGCGCTGGGAAAAGTGCTTTGTCTGAACCAGAGAGCCAATTGAATAAAGATTCGGAGTCCTGCCTTCAGGCTATCTCCAGTGGAACCCGGAGCATGTCTGCAGAGCTGGCAATGACTTCAAAGATTCCCCACAGAGAAAAGGCGCCCCTGGCATCCAGAT TACTCCCCGCAAAGGATCACAACGATCACAGGTCTGAGCGTGTGAAACACAAAGGATTAAAAGGATCCACCCAAGCGAGCAAGCAAACACAAAGCCGGGACGTCCTGAAGAGCAACAGCAAGATGAAACACCTTTTCAACAAAACAAACGTTGAGGATGTCATACACCCCAAAGCTGAGACTACGTTTGCCTTCCCAGCAAGTACTGACACTGTCCCGCATGTTCCCACACGTGATACAGGCTCACTGTACAGTGAAtctgaagaagaggaggaggcagatAATGACCCATCAAGCTCACTGTACAGTGAAtctgaagaagaggaggaggcagatAATGACCCATCAAGCTCACTGTACAGTGAATctgaagaagaggagaaggCAGATAATGACCCATCAAGCTCACTGTACAGTGAAtctgaagaagaggaagaggcagaTAATGACCCATCAGGCTCCTGTCAGGGCACATTTAGAGAGGCCACCTATCCATGGCAAGTTTCTCGGTCAAGCTCAGCCTTCCGTTGCTTCTCTCACAGTTCACACCTAAGTACATCAACAGTTTCACCTGTTGGTCGTCATGGATACGGTCCTGGTCCTTTCCTGGAGCGAACAAGGCGACCTCATGCAGCATCGCTGTTATCTACCACTGACAAACTCAATAGGGGTTTTGTAGGCTGTGTGAGTAGCACTCAGCAGACACACCAACATCTCCATAAGTTTCAAAGCAGCTGGCCAAGCACAGCCTCTTCACACAGGACTGTCGGCTTCTGTTCTGCTGGGTTTGCTGAGAAGCAAAGCTACCGTACCACTGACTACAAATCGAGGTCTTCTAATGAGTCCTGGCGTCTAAGTGCCTCTGGACAGGTAGATAATCTGAATGTGGATGATATGACGACGTGTAGTGATATCAAAGAGCGAGTACCCAGTCAAGAATGTCAAGAAGCCCGGGAAGGAGCTACTGCTGCCCAAAACGCTCAGTCTCTAAAGGATCGCAGCAAAGAGACTGTTTGCAGACCCAAACAAAG GTTATTAGATGAGTCATCTGATGAGGAAGAAGGGGAGCAATGTCGAATCTGCCACAGTGGCGAGAGTTCACCAACCAACCCACTGATATCACCGTGCCTGTGTTCAGGCAGTATGCAGTTCGTTCACCTCGACTGCCTGAAGAAATGGATTAGGACAAAAATCGAGTCAG GGTCAGGGCCCTATACTGTCAAAAGATGTGAACTTTGTATGGGGAGGCTGACTCTGGACCCGGATACACTTCACTTGGACGTTTACTACAGAGAACAACAGCAACAG ATGTTGGGCAACCCTGACCTGTATGATCTCAATGATGTGTTTGGAATGCTAAGGCGGCCAAGACTTGTGCAC GTTCCGATATGGTCATTGCTTTCCAACCTAAGGAGAAGACTCCTCAGAGGGAGGAGGAACCCCTCACCACAAGAGACATCGGACACTTGA